A region from the Thermogemmatispora onikobensis genome encodes:
- a CDS encoding serine/threonine-protein kinase, which translates to MAGWPGRRLGNYELVQLVGQGGFAEVYLGRHVYLGTMAAVKLIRGRLERWKEVEQFRQEAQLIAKLRHPHIVRLLDFGFEGGQPFLVLDYAPGGTLRQRHPRGTRVELGQVVAYVKQVAEALQYAHERKIVHRDVKPENMLAGEQGEVLLSDFGVALLVNSTQGTTQEELVGTVPYLAPEQVEGRVGPKSDQYALGVCVYEWLSGELPFQGSWAEVLAQKVGREPPGLRERGVEVGEELERVVRKALAREPEQRFGTVKELAEALEEAVRREEEAKTKTLIEKTEPVGPRVVGVGGRKIGRRWLLLVGVSLPVVGGLSWLAWGSWQGKSPPVQM; encoded by the coding sequence TGGGCCGTCATGTGTACCTGGGCACCATGGCGGCAGTGAAGCTGATCCGGGGCAGGCTGGAGAGATGGAAGGAGGTGGAGCAATTCAGGCAGGAGGCGCAGCTGATTGCGAAGCTGAGGCACCCGCACATTGTGAGGCTGCTCGACTTTGGCTTTGAGGGGGGACAGCCATTTCTGGTGCTGGACTATGCGCCGGGGGGAACGCTACGCCAGCGGCATCCGCGGGGGACGCGGGTGGAGCTGGGGCAAGTGGTGGCGTATGTGAAGCAGGTGGCGGAGGCGTTGCAATATGCGCATGAGAGGAAGATAGTGCATCGGGATGTGAAGCCGGAGAACATGTTGGCGGGAGAGCAAGGGGAGGTGCTGCTGAGCGACTTTGGGGTGGCGCTGCTGGTAAACAGCACGCAGGGGACGACGCAGGAAGAGCTGGTGGGGACGGTGCCCTATCTGGCGCCGGAGCAGGTGGAGGGGAGAGTAGGGCCGAAGAGCGATCAGTATGCGCTGGGGGTGTGTGTCTACGAGTGGCTCAGTGGGGAGCTGCCGTTTCAGGGGAGCTGGGCGGAAGTGCTGGCGCAGAAGGTGGGACGAGAGCCGCCGGGCCTGCGGGAGCGGGGGGTCGAGGTGGGAGAGGAGCTGGAGAGAGTGGTGAGGAAGGCGCTGGCGAGGGAGCCGGAGCAGCGATTTGGGACGGTGAAGGAGTTGGCAGAGGCGCTGGAGGAGGCCGTGAGAAGGGAGGAAGAGGCAAAAACAAAGACGCTGATCGAGAAGACGGAGCCGGTAGGGCCGAGGGTGGTGGGTGTGGGGGGCAGGAAGATCGGGCGGCGCTGGCTGCTGCTGGTGGGGGTGAGCCTGCCGGTGGTGGGAGGGCTGAGCTGGCTGGCCTGGGGGAGCTGGCAGGGGAAGTCTCCTCCTGTGCAGATG